TTCATCGACGAGGGCGGTGCTGAAGGCTTGGACGTCTTTGCCGGGAAGACCTTTGAATATCAATTGCGGCATCATGGTTCCTCCTGTTAATGAATTATAGTGTATAGCATTTCGCGCCAGAGGCGAATAGTTCCTGCTGGAAATGTTTGAGAGCAGGAATCCGGCAACGGGTCCAGAAAAATAGTATAAAAATAAGACAGAGAAGAGGTAACGGAAATGGCGGAGGTTGTTTTTCGGGAAATGCAGGAAGAATACTTGGATGCGGTGCGGGATATTTATCTGCACTATATCCTCAATTCAACAGCGACCTTTCATGCACGGCCGCTGACGCGGGAGGACATGCGGGAAATTGTTTTTTTTGAAAATGAAAAATATAAAACCTTTGTTATTTTTCGCGAGGAAGAGCTTTGCGGGTATGTGCTCTTGACGCAACATAAGAAAAGAGAAGCTTATGATACGACAGCGGAAGTAACCGTGTATTTGAAGCCGGGGTGCATTG
This sequence is a window from Anaeromusa acidaminophila DSM 3853. Protein-coding genes within it:
- a CDS encoding GNAT family N-acetyltransferase, with product MAEVVFREMQEEYLDAVRDIYLHYILNSTATFHARPLTREDMREIVFFENEKYKTFVIFREEELCGYVLLTQHKKREAYDTTAEVTVYLKPGCIGGGLGSLGLQHLEQYARKQGIHVLVATICGENEKSIRLVERNGYFRCAHYKEVGLKFGQYLDIVGYQKILA